The Phoenix dactylifera cultivar Barhee BC4 unplaced genomic scaffold, palm_55x_up_171113_PBpolish2nd_filt_p 000077F, whole genome shotgun sequence region TATCTGGGCCTGATAGAACTTCACACCCTGATGTGTAGAGGAGCTCTATAGCAACACTGTTAGTTACATTAAAGTCAGAAAACTCAGAGCCTAATTAAAATTACTTATAGAAATAATGCCTGTGAAGCAAATGCTTAAGAAAGTAGAATTGGATAATACTTGCATAAGTTGTCAATAGATTCAATCATTAGAAGCTCCAGAGGCATGACGAATGATGCAAGGCCACATAGCACTGTAACTTCTATGCGCATTTTTCAAAGTCCGAAGTACTTGAGAAATAAACAACACTAACAAAGCATGTATCACCAAACCATTTTAATATTCATATGGATAAGGAACATAATTTTCCTTATAAAATCTTTCCAAGATATGAAATTAGGAGGCATGAAAGAGTACTGGTTAATAGGTCAATGGCAGTTTCATAGTTGTATAAAGGGAATTCATTTATCTGATAAAATTTGTTGTCACTTCCTATTTTATACCTAGAAATTTTATATTCCCTACTAATAGAGTGTTGCAACATGTCATTTTTACAAGATCATTTCTTATACATGTGCTCTCTTGGCAGGAAAGCTACTCTTTGGTAATAGTGTAAGAATCAATAGTTCAATACAGTAGCAAAGAATTATGATGCAAAGACATGTCCCATTGGAAAAGAATCCTGCTAAGAAGCAAATGGTCATATATAGCTAAACGAGCCTTCAATGCTCCAAATCCAGAGCCCCCTCCTTAGAATGATATGTTGGCATTCAGAATCAGGGATGGACAAATGATGGTGCACTCAAACAAGCCTGTCTCTTTCTCATGTTCCTACTGCTGCTTTCAACAATGAGCAACTGCTCAATAATATTTGTTATTTCCTTCATTAAATCACATCCTCACATTCACTCATTTGACCCTTCAGGACTGATAAATGCTAGCAACAAGAAGGAACTCTATCTATCCTCATGGACCAAAAACCATCTGATGGTTTTGCATCTTCTCTTTGTTGGCACAAGTGTGGCGCATCCAAAGCAAGAAAATGCAAGAAACTGTAGTAAAAACAGCagaagggtcgactcatgctgatctggggtcgacccctgaaatCGGGCAGAGAAGCAACTCTCTGAAAGCCTGAAAGAATCGACTCGTGAGTCGACCTCAGGTCGGGGCCGGTGATACAGAGagagcgggagtcgactcgagctgtgcCAGAGTCGCCCCCAAACCTGCGACAGATTTAAGTAGGGACGAGAATTGGTCTCCTACTTGCTTAAGGCTCAGGTATTTTGAGTTTTAAGGTGACTAAACATTATTTGAGCTAGGTTTAGGCTCAAAGAAGAGAGAGCATGCAAGTCATGGGTGTACATGGGCTTGGATTGAGTGCTTTCTCATGTGGTTTAGCCTAGGGGAGTTTTTTTGGGTTTGGGTCATGTTTgaccacatatatatatatatatatatatatatatatatatatatatatatatatatatatatatatatatatatatatatatatattcttgtaATTTGTGTATGAAAGGAATGAAATCATTGGAAACTCTTTctccctaaaatcctaatctcgttttctctcttcctctcacaCCTCCATCCCTAAGAACATTAGGGCACGCAGCCATTATTGAAGGAGAGCCAAATTCCGCTTGGCTCTTATCCTTCTTCACCATTAAATCAAGGTCCAACGCCTCTTGCGGTATAGGGGATGCCCTAGGTGCTGTGGTTTGAGGCGCACGTATCCCACACTCTTTCCAAGCATGACATCAATACTACACATAGAATATAGCTCCATTTTTTTAATCCCTCCATGTTAATGGTGTCGAGCAATCAATCCTAATAATAGTAGGTGGTAATTCCAATTTAATCATGGAAAGACAACAACACTAAAGGCTCCAACTGGAAATGAAGGAAATGTGAGATTATCTCATCTAGAACCTCCAACGAAATACGCATTCTATCATGAATAAAAAAATGGGGCTCAATGCATGAGGATTCCGCCATTACAAAGTATGGAAAGGGTCAGATGAACACAACCATACCATTGTGCCAAAAGTCAAATATAAACTACCAACTTCAAACCTAGCTCCGACACCCGACGCCTTATTTCATCTCCCAATTTTTGCAGGCTACCAAATAGTTAATAAGGACCCCAACATACCAGTCAATCTTCTCATCGAGAGTATCTCTACCTAACATCCGACTACATGAGCCCTCTTGTTTTATAATCTCTATAACCATTTATTATACCTATGGACAGCTTCTTGATATTCTAACACTACGACATATCTTTATAGATCCTACCACAATCAAAAGATGCATTACCTTATGATCCTAGAAACCCTACCATGTTTCTTTTTCAGTCATTCCGTAAATCTAGAAAATGATGAAGGATACAAGAAAGCCTGCCATAAACTAGACGTGTAGGTGAGTAACAACTATCCGAATAGCCAACTTCTTCGACTCTTTCAACCATGGATCTTCTTAAATACTTTGTGGCCATTCCTGATCCAAGGTACAGTACAATATGCTTAACAGGAAGCAGAATAAGGACACAATCATAAGTTAACCACAACCAACAGCTTCTTTCCCATCCATTTGAACCACAGGTAAAGAACTGatctaataaatatttttattactaGTCACCCCCTTGGAGAAAATGTGAAGAAACTTCAAAATAGATTATATTCCAGCACCAAATCGCCATGAACCACCTGTCCCTATATGACCGCTGGATCCTCATTTTGGTGCATCATAAACCGCTGGCTCATCTTTTTGGCGCATCATAAAACAATTAGTAATTTCCTCAACCTTAGACCCTTTGGTTGTCATAATAACCCTTAAGCGAAGAACTGACAAATTTTAAAAACATTGTCATGCAGCCCTCTTTCTTAACCTCCTAAGACACTTACACTAAAAAACGTCCTCCTCATTGCTTATCAAATTAAGGTTTAGCTTAAACTGACTCTTAGTCAATGTATATAGGTGTTGAGGCATAAATGAATGGCTCTGGTAACCAAGATATTTCAGCCATGATAAGAGGGGATACCCAGTGGCTTCCCCTCCAACAACACTCGATCTTCCCTTACAAATATATGAAACAAGATGCATTTCCATGTCAATTTCAGGTTTCTTGTTCTACCCATAACATATAGCGCTTCCCCAcagattaagaaaaaaatatatttaaaaaaaaaaaaaacaaaactcaGCCAAACAACTAACTTCATCTTGCACGCTCCAACCCAATTCAATCCAGTCGAAAATCCAAATACTGGTAACAAATCAGTGTTGAAACTGACGAAATTTTAAGCTGCATTATAGTTCCCATCTCATAATAGATCTGGAACTATAACTTCAAAACCGAAGCAATCTTGTTACCATAGATCCAAGAAATCACACTACAGAccacccacccccccccccccccccccccccccgactgTTGCATTTAACCAAGAAATATCATCAAATAGAGCCAGAAATGGATGAGATTAtagaaaaagagaagacaaaGGAGGAGAGATGGAAGAAGGGAAGTGCCTGGGTGGCGAAATCCTCGAGAAGGCCGTCCTTGCCGATGCCGTGCTCCAGGCAGAGCTGCTTCCAGAATTCCATCCCGATCTGGTTCCCGCATTGCCCCACCTGGATCGTTATGATCTCGCGCGGCATCTCAACGAGAAAGGATTAAGAGCTAGGGTTTGAATCTGAAGGGCTTAGGGTTTCTTCTTCGCTCGCTACTTCATCTCTCGTACGGGCTGAGAGGGTttgaaaaaagagagggaaaaggaCTGGATTTTGGCACCGGAACAGGTGGGAGAACCTCCGGGCGTTTTTATAGCTTCCATgtggcgctctctctctctcgctcctcGGCCGGCTGCGAGTCATCTTGCCACCACTCTGCTTGCTGAGCACGTGTCAGTGAAGACCATGCACGTGAGAACAGACCCTGtacaatgattttttttcaacTTTTATATGGTTTTGTGTGTGCCGCGGTGTTTCGAACCCGAGTTGGACCGACCGAGTCGACCCAGTTCACCATCACCTGCTAGTCTTTGCGGGTCGGGTTAGGTCTAAACTCATAAATAGCTAAAACTCGTTCACAAGAGTGCTATCTAGTCGAGTCAAATTCATGATTTAGTACATCCGAACCCAGACCAACTGGAATTTCGGACCCAAATTTTATTCTACACCCAACCTATCATCGATTCAAGTCCGAGTTAagataataaaaatatgagTAAATCATAAAAATCTTATTGAGGTTAGGAGTAGATTACATTTATACTCAATAGTATGAAAAACCAGCACTTATCCTTCTAAGGTTTACTTTTATCCAGTATTTTAACCCATAACTTAACAGATGTTGGTCAAATTGTCAACAAATAATTCAAAGTCACTATGAATATTATGAATGAATTAGATCTTCTTTTAAATATTgacttgatatatatatatatatatatatatatatatatatatatatatatatatatatatatatatatatatatatatatatatatataaagagttGATAAAAACTAAATAATTATTAGAAAAGTTTGAAAAGCAATAATCTATCTCTAGAGTATATCTATTATATATTATGCCATGtttaacataaaatatataacttaaaaaatataaaattataatttagaAGTGTTAGAATAAAAAGGATCAGGGCATGATTGTATAGAAATATTCAATACTTACCATAAGAAGACTATACTTTGCTATATAATTATGTAAACACTATTTAGTAATTGTTTTCCTCCTTGTATATGATAGGTAGAGACATGAAATCAGTGTAAGATATGGTCTTGATGGGGTAAAAATGTAAAAACTTATGGAGATTGCATCTTTAAAGTTTCAATAGTTTTAATAGCAAGTTGGATGTCAAGTATTTTTAAAGACCAATAAATCAAGCATTGGTTTTGAAAAGTTGTttaaagagagagagggcttCTAATGAGGTTTGAATTAACACATGCAAATAACCTATTTGATAATAATTTTACAAAGGTTAAAAGTGCAAGTAATGTAAAGATCACAATGATAATAATTCCTATTAGTCATTTAAGTCACGAATTATGCACGGAATAGTCCATTGCAAGTTCACAAAAGgggaaagggggggggggggggggagagagagataacTAAGTtggtattatttttattttggaaattgaatacaaaaatgaaatatttttatttttgtatcaaAATGAAGTTCCCAATTTAAATCTAGATTTTTCTTGATTATTGAGGAATAGAAGTATATTGCTGGTTTTATTTTTTACTAGATAGATTTATCACTCTATGAAGCATGGAAAAGGGCATCATTCCTATAAAAATTCATAACTTATCTACTAAAAAGTTGATAACATGtgcttaaaaaaagaaaaaaaaagaaaggtatTTTTATATGTTTTTTGGATATAGAAGTTTTCAATTTTCAATAAAAAGCTGGACCATTAAAATAACTTCTCATCAACAAACTATGTAAAGTAATATCAACTAAGTTAGAGTCATTTATCGACCTTACATTTTAGTCAAATATAAATCCAATCGAAAAAGAAGTACACAATTTCATCATCCAATATTTATCATGTTTGTATCACTCTTATGAAATCATATTTATctgtataatattatattttatccaaaaaaaaatttattgaacGTTGCGATTATTCTAAATAACAATAGTAAATCAACAAGCACAGTATCAATTTTAATAGGCCGGTCATGGGCTTTATGATATAGTATTCCGAGCAAATAAGTAGGATTGGGTTCCATTAACATTTCTATCTCATATATAAATTTTTAGCAACAGTAAGGATCCACCACATTAATGTTTCTAtcacttctctctctttctcacctctccatctctctctctctctctctctcccggcAGAGTTACATTTCTGTTCTTTCTGCAATAAAAtagtaatttattttatatactgATATCGGTAGCACAAGTAtcatttttatattataatatattacaatTATGGATGAAATCGTTATATCTACTTTATAATAAGGCTAGGGTGTAACTCCTAGAGATGGCCCACGTTATAAATATCAATGGGCTAGTCATGGGCCGAGTACATTGTGGCGCGCCGCCTCAATACATGGGCTCTAAATTACGTAACCCCGCGGGCAAAGCTACGCTTAAACGACAAGAAGGATATGCCGTTATCCCTAAAACCCTCGCTATCAATCCTGATCATAATTGTGGGTACACGTTAATAAACGGAGAGCGGAGGACCCATCATATCTAACTGGCTATGCCCATCTTAAAACCTGGGGCGAAAAAGAGCCCGCCCACGCGGATATGCGGTGCTCCGCTTATATACTTCCAAAGCCCGCCTCTTCCGGGTGATCGATCTCTAGGGTTTCTCGGCTCGGTTGAATCGTTGGAGGGCATGATCATCGGTCTTGGCctactagggttcctctctgcCGGCGTTCTTCGTTCGATTTCTTTCGTTTGGAAGCTCGCCGTGACATTCTGGCGAGGATCTCCGTCGCCAACGAGGTGGATAGGAATCcagccaccgccgccgccgataTGTCCTTCTCTGGGACGGAAAAACCCCAAGATGGAGCTAGGGTTTCCTACGGGACCGTTCGCCAAAACGGCGGCATTGGCTCTGATCCATCTAGGGTTCTGCCGGACATTGATCCGGTGGCGGCGTCGGCGGAACGAGACGCTGATATCGAGGTGGTGGCATCTAGGATTTTTGAATCCGAGGATGCCAGTGAGGGTTCTCCATGTGTGAATGCCGGAATCGAGCAATCGGTGCCGGTCCAGGCGGAGAACAGGGTCTTGAATGGGGCTGCCGCTTCCCGGGAGCCTGTGGCTCCCCAGTTGGCTTTGGTTCCACTGGAGGCGCCACCGGAGATCTGGATGCATGGCTTCGAGATCGGCGACATGGTCTGGGGGAAGGTGAAATCCCATCCGTGGTGGCCGGGATACATCTTCAATGTTCCTTTTGCCTCTCCCGATGTCCGGAGGACGAGGAAGGAGGGCCATGTCCTGGTTGCGTTCTTCGGGGACAGCAGCTACGGGTGGTTTTTTCCAGATGAGCTTATCCCTTTCGAGCCTTACTATCTGGAGAAGTCGAAGCAAACGACCTCGAAGAATTTCGCCTTGGCTGTTGACGAGGCAGAGGATGAGGTGAGCCGGAGAGCTGCTTTGGGTCTGACTTGCCACTGTCGGAACGCAAGAAACTTCAGGTATTTTGGTTTTCCTGGGTATGTTCGTGTTGATGTGCCGGGCTATGAGCCAGGAGCAGAGTATTCTGTGGAACAGATTGAGAGTGCTAGGGAAAGCTTCATGCCCGAAGAGTTACTGTCCTTTTTTCAGCAGTTGGCATTGAACTCGCGACGCAAGGAGCCCTGGAGTATTGATTTCATCAGGAGCAAGGCAAGGTTGCTAGCTTACAGGAAGGCTTTGTATGAAGTGTATGATGAGACTTATCCACAAGCATTTGGAGTAAAGCCACGTTGGCCGTCTCTAAACGATGCACAAACACCAGACCAACCTGTTTACTTTGCACCCAGAGGTATACATCAGTACATGCCTTTCAGTTGCCATGT contains the following coding sequences:
- the LOC103715109 gene encoding uncharacterized protein LOC103715109 — translated: MSFSGTEKPQDGARVSYGTVRQNGGIGSDPSRVLPDIDPVAASAERDADIEVVASRIFESEDASEGSPCVNAGIEQSVPVQAENRVLNGAAASREPVAPQLALVPLEAPPEIWMHGFEIGDMVWGKVKSHPWWPGYIFNVPFASPDVRRTRKEGHVLVAFFGDSSYGWFFPDELIPFEPYYLEKSKQTTSKNFALAVDEAEDEVSRRAALGLTCHCRNARNFRYFGFPGYVRVDVPGYEPGAEYSVEQIESARESFMPEELLSFFQQLALNSRRKEPWSIDFIRSKARLLAYRKALYEVYDETYPQAFGVKPRWPSLNDAQTPDQPVYFAPRGCFSSLSSFTS